A stretch of DNA from Oryza brachyantha chromosome 4, ObraRS2, whole genome shotgun sequence:
TTccgagagagaaaaaaaaggaaaagcacCTTCGCAATCGCACGCACCTCTCCGCCACCGCTTCCGTCTCGAGCGCCGGTAAACTCCACGCTCCCCATCTGCCAATCGCCACCCATTTCCTCGAAACCCTAGCCGGCCCTCTCTCCCGCGCGTCGCTCCGCCTTCCGCTCCTCCCCGTAGGCGCGCCCTCGTCGCTCCTCCACGGTCCCGGCGGAAGCAACCCTCTGCgcggggtggcggcgatggcCTCCTCGGCGTCGTCATCCAGGAGCCAGGTCACCATCACCCTCGGCCGCAGCGGTCAGGTGAGGACGCCGCATCGGATCTGCGCGCTCTGGTATTCGTGGATTGCCCCCCGCGTTCCGAACTTTGGATGCCCCTGTCGTGGATACGATCATAGCGCAGTTCCCCAGTTTGGTTGATTAGAGACGAACCGAGCGATCCGATCGAGGAAGCATGGTGCCACCGCGTGCTCGCTTTTAAAATGTAACTTTAGCATGAGAGGGATTGAGAATCGCACCGTTTCCACTggtattttgcttatgttaaGGTGTTTGGTTCCGTAAATGAAGGGTGGGACGCTGGATGCAGTTATCTGTTGAAGCATATAAAGTCAAGTGCCGTTCTTTCAGATACCGATTTCCCAGTGTGATAAGGTATCTCCGTTTCTTAGATTACGATTTCCCAGTGTGATAAGGTATCTCTTGATGTGTTGGAAAGAACGGCAGAATTTCTAATGGTTGAAAGCTTGAACAAACATGACGTGCATGGATAATCCAATCTTCGATGTTATGAGTTTTAGTTTAAGAGAGGAGCCTATGGATCTATTACTGTTTGAGTAGTTATTTCGTCTGATGTCCTTTAAGTGGGAGGGGGATAGTAATGGTTGTGATGGGTGCATAGTTGGATTAGATGATGAGTGCGGAAACACCAATGTGGATTATGATGTGATTACATTGCTACACGTCTATGAGATGAAACATACTTGaatgaccaaaaaaaattactaaggTTGTGCAACGGATGtttacttgtatttttttgctaaagaGTATGTCCTATTCTGTTCTGTACTGATTATGACCATCCGTTATTGCATATACTGAATCCAAAACTTATATGCTGCTGATGGTAATGCACTAGAATGCATATAAACATAGTCTCATTTCAGTTTGTGCTTTTACCATTCTTATCTGAAGTTCTGGACAGCTCAGGCTACCTATTACTTATCCTTATATTGATTATTTAAAGTTATAGGAAGTTTGTAGACATCTTGAACTTGGTGGATTAATTGATGCATGTTTTTAAGCTATTCTATCATGTGAAAATTGTGAATGTAGAAGGTTGGATGCAAATGCCATGGCTCATATATTTTCCCCTTTTGGAAGTCTCATCAATTATTCAGTTTTCAGCTTCTTCATCCTagttttggttaatttttcAGGTTGTCAAAAGGCGAGCTGTATCTGACATTGATAATGATGATGGCTTGCACTTAGGAAGAAAGCGATCTGTGAGAGACCGGTTAGGAAATACTATGGTTGGTTCTGAATCCTATGATGGCCAGCAGCGCAACAAAAGGTATCTGTCTTGGGCTAACAAAGTTTATAGTGGGTAAAGCCTATTTCTTGCCTGACAGCTCTTGTCTACATCTAGTTTTTATCCCTCAACTAAAAGATCAGTACAACTTAGCCGTCAACTCTGAAAACCGGTTATGTCCTGCCCTGTTTGATTGTTGTTTTTACTGAAATGTTTCTAAGTATGGCCCAATAAGGTGGCGGGGCCTGTTTGTCGCTGAAAGAGAGAATGCGAAGTAATTGTGGTTTTGCCTGTCACCTCTGACATGTGGGCTTGACTGCCACCACATAAAAAGTCGATAACAAGGGCTGGGAAATGTATTGTAAAGTTTATAGCAATTATTttacataaagtattattttgtACGTTTTGAGTGTCCTTTGTTGGTTATGCGTCCCATTCCCTCTATTTTGTGTCAGGGATCAGTTCTATGTTCCTAACCATGTCATTGGTTAATTAAGCTCGAGCTCTTCTCAACCAGTTGATTGTCTACcatgtatattttaattacaaCTGCTAGATgaataatttatcaaatttgctACTATGATGTACTACTGAGGCCCTATTCTTTTGTCATCATCGATTATGGATTATTGCAAGGATCAAAACTCTGAAATGGTGCATTCtgtgcaagaaaaaaaatacataaaagttcCTTGTCTTATACatttctaaagaaaattttctcgCAGTAGTTAACTCAGTCGTTTGTACTCaaatagctatcataaaattagataattcaGAACATCTAAAAATCTCATGAGAAGAGAACACAAGTTACACAACCTAAGCATAAGAAGGTTACCTCCAATTCTATTCATAATAGTGCAGTTTTCTGTTTCAGTCGCAGTACCCTCACATTTATGTTAGCACATCTAGATATATAGATATGCACaagcttttttattttattcaatgaGTGTTCCTGCATGTATTAGTCAATAAGTATGCTTAATTTGATAGCTTTGATCTGTTAAGTTATCTTGTGTTCCTTCAAAAGCAATTGCTTACCAATTTACCATACCATTTACAGGATGATATAATTAGATATATCATGTTAATCTTGTTATCTTTATTGCATTCTTTACTTAGATACGGTTGTTTCAATCCTAATCAACTGCTTAGAATTTTACTTTCTCACGCCAGAATTTTTTTACTCACTTTTCAGACGACAGACAGAAACCAATGGTTTTCAGCATGGAGATAATCGTACAGGTGACGATGAACACTTCATTTACTTGCTTTTTATCCACTAAAAAAGTAAATGAACCCTGTTTGACACTAATATTTCTTGCATACCAATATACCATTTAAAGATTACCAGGTCAGTAGGGATGATTTGAGATTGAAGCTTATGAAGAAAGGCTTGTCAAGCAATGGTGGTGTGGAACAGGATGGAGTGGATCTCCGTGAAAAGCTTTCCAGGAAACCTAAGCTTTCACAGAGGTATGATGCAAGAGGGTGTGGTCCAGAATCAAGGTCTAGATATGATGGAAGAGATAAGATTCCAGATTTAAGGTCTAGATATGGCTTGAGAGAGAGGTTGCCTGAGCCGAGGACATCTACTCTTCCAAACCGAATTCCTTCTGCAAGAAGTATGGATGATTTGTTAAACTTTGGCTCTTCAAGAGAAGCTTATTCGTCATGGTCAGCTGGTGAATCGAGGCACAGGTCCCCTGAAAGGCTTCCAAGTGCCCGTAGAGATATGTCTCCCTCAAGAACTTATGATCATATTCATTCCATGCCACTCACTAGATCTGCCAGTAACTCAAGGACTTCAGGTCTTATCACTGGAGATGTTCCTGATGCATTAAGAACTCAACCTTATGCTGGTAGATCATCCATTTCTATTGATACTGCTCAGCCAACAAATAGAGTTACTTCATCTGCCACAGTTCTGCCTCCTACAGCCCCTGTAATGGTTTGTATTTGGTGCTTCGTcttgtatatttaatttagtCGTGCCTCTGagtaaaagtaaaaactagctaaattaatttaattcttCATAATGGCATTTGGAATTTTGTTGAACCATGTGTTATGTTGAATAGTTATCTATACTACTCTAAAAGGAGGTAATGGTGGTGACAGTGAATCTGCCATCCAcaaactatattatatattatcttaCCAACtacttatttatgtatataaaatatttcaaaaaaaccATATATGTTTGTTCTATGTTTCATCTCCAAAATACAAGTTCCGAACAATACTAACacgtataattcatatttctccGTAGCAAAGTCCGGGTATTTAGCTAGTTGAAATCAAAGATGTATATGTGATAATAGGGTTGGCTAGTTAAGTTTGTATCACACCAGTCGTTTTTACTACTGCCTTGGAATGAAGACCTTTTGTCTCATCATTGTAGGCTTGTAGCATGATAATTCACATTTACTGCTGGTACAGATCATACAATACAACTTCCATTTATGACAATGGAGAACACTGCTCACATTCAATTTCTTATCTTAAGTTATCCGTATAAGAACTCAACTAGTTATGCTTGTAATTGCTGATGGTgctatactattttttttggcagttTCCTGACGCTGTTTCATGCAATTTTGCAGCAAGAAGTACCGCTCACAGTTACTGAGCTGCTGAATTCACTGGGACTTGAGAAGTATGTCTTCCTCTTCCAGGCTGAAGAGGTAATATTCCATTACCAATTCATTTTCAACTTTTAAACCAATTTATAATTCTATTACGATTGCTATGTTTATAGTGTTCCTTTTTTGGATAATTGTTTCTTCTATCCATTTACTACCTTAAGGCTCATGCATTAGTATTTGAATGCCATAGCGTTTGATATTTTACTTGGATCAGGTTATGGGCTTCTACATTCTGAAAAAGTTCTAGCTTTGTTTGtatcgtctctctctctctctctcacacacacacacacacaagcaAACAATTATTCTCTACTGTCATTCCATGTCTTGCCTCTTTCTTGGTTACTCCACGTTGGATATACCAGGCGCATCACTGTCATAAGCTCTTTTTTTTAGGTTATGCAGTATCCAGAATGTGTTGTCAATCGACAGTCCATTTAAGCATAGGTCAATGAGTACTCGTGCATCTGTGTTAAAGCGAATAAGTTTATTGAGCGAGCACTGTGACTATGTcagtattttctttcttgattgtttaatactttatttgcCGACAGGTGGATATGGCTGCATTGACTCAGATGGGAGACAGTGACCTTAAGGAAATAGGGGTGCCAATGGTAAGATATGCCTTTTATTCATACTAACATCTTTACATGTTATATAGTGATATTCTGGGTCTGAGTTTTTTTGTCACTGAAGTACTATCGTTCTTTGCCATTATATTGAATGGAAATATCTCAATACCACGTAAGGAACTGTAATTAGAGTAAGTTTGTGTCAAGTCAAAAGGCTACCTTCACACGAAATCAGTCATATACCTATTTTTACGTAAAAAATGGTGCACCAGAACTTGTGGGAGTTTTGTCTCACTAAATGTTGCCACTCCAAGAACCCAATGCATGAAGCTGGTCACATTTTTTCACCATTTGAACCGAATGGGTCATGCGGTTGTGTGGCATGTAGTGTGCTTAACTGCTTAAGATCTTTGCTAACAACCTACAAGTATCAGATATTAATATCAAGCTGATTTGTAATGCCATGCTCCTGTTTGTTTATTTGGATGTGTTGCATCACAATCCAG
This window harbors:
- the LOC102714448 gene encoding uncharacterized protein LOC102714448 isoform X2, with amino-acid sequence MASSASSSRSQVTITLGRSGQVVKRRAVSDIDNDDGLHLGRKRSVRDRLGNTMVGSESYDGQQRNKRRQTETNGFQHGDNRTDYQVSRDDLRLKLMKKGLSSNGGVEQDGVDLREKLSRKPKLSQRYDARGCGPESRSRYDGRDKIPDLRSRYGLRERLPEPRTSTLPNRIPSARSMDDLLNFGSSREAYSSWSAGESRHRSPERLPSARRDMSPSRTYDHIHSMPLTRSASNSRTSGLITGDVPDALRTQPYAGRSSISIDTAQPTNRVTSSATVLPPTAPQEVPLTVTELLNSLGLEKYVFLFQAEEVDMAALTQMGDSDLKEIGVPMGPRKKILLAVSPYPKQQRR
- the LOC102714448 gene encoding uncharacterized protein LOC102714448 isoform X1; its protein translation is MASSASSSRSQVTITLGRSGQVVKRRAVSDIDNDDGLHLGRKRSVRDRLGNTMVGSESYDGQQRNKRRQTETNGFQHGDNRTDYQVSRDDLRLKLMKKGLSSNGGVEQDGVDLREKLSRKPKLSQRYDARGCGPESRSRYDGRDKIPDLRSRYGLRERLPEPRTSTLPNRIPSARSMDDLLNFGSSREAYSSWSAGESRHRSPERLPSARRDMSPSRTYDHIHSMPLTRSASNSRTSGLITGDVPDALRTQPYAGRSSISIDTAQPTNRVTSSATVLPPTAPVMQEVPLTVTELLNSLGLEKYVFLFQAEEVDMAALTQMGDSDLKEIGVPMGPRKKILLAVSPYPKQQRR